A genomic region of Erythrobacter sp. SCSIO 43205 contains the following coding sequences:
- a CDS encoding DUF805 domain-containing protein: protein MEWMFLPLKRYAQFSGRSRRKEFWMFILFTTIVSMILAGPTFFSIMSASVADPMAVDADPFAGVGTLGMAGLGLYGLFALAVLIPSIAVTVRRLHDRDMSGWWYLGFIVGGMIPLIGFLISIGFIVVMALPGTEGANRFGPDPKDPHGTEVFE, encoded by the coding sequence ATGGAATGGATGTTTTTGCCGCTTAAGCGCTATGCGCAGTTTTCAGGTCGCTCGCGCCGGAAAGAGTTTTGGATGTTTATCCTGTTCACGACGATTGTGAGCATGATCCTTGCAGGCCCGACATTCTTTTCGATCATGAGCGCATCGGTTGCCGATCCAATGGCAGTGGATGCTGATCCGTTTGCCGGGGTTGGCACTCTGGGAATGGCGGGACTTGGCCTTTACGGCCTCTTTGCGCTTGCCGTCTTGATCCCCAGCATCGCGGTGACAGTCCGGCGGCTGCACGACCGCGATATGTCAGGCTGGTGGTATCTTGGCTTCATCGTTGGCGGCATGATTCCGCTGATTGGATTTCTTATCTCAATCGGCTTTATCGTTGTGATGGCTCTGCCGGGAACCGAAGGCGCGAACCGCTTTGGCCCAGACCCCAAAGACCCACACGGCACCGAGGTTTTTGAATAA
- a CDS encoding RDD family protein: protein MNYGGFWLRVVAYLIDFVILMIVQFALVFAFGDTVTDTSATGFSANTESTSPLLNIVLIILGVAYFAGFESSAKQATPGKSALGLVVTDLDGRKITPLRAVGRYFAKIVSGMILFIGFIMVAFTGRKQGLHDLICSTLVLQAKPGETHVDTEVFE, encoded by the coding sequence ATGAATTACGGTGGTTTTTGGCTTCGCGTCGTTGCCTATCTGATCGATTTCGTCATTTTGATGATCGTGCAATTCGCGCTCGTATTTGCCTTTGGCGATACAGTGACGGACACCAGCGCGACCGGCTTTTCCGCCAACACGGAATCGACATCGCCCCTTCTCAACATCGTGCTCATTATCTTGGGCGTTGCTTATTTCGCGGGGTTCGAAAGCTCTGCCAAACAAGCGACACCGGGGAAAAGTGCGCTTGGCTTGGTCGTGACCGACCTTGATGGTCGCAAGATCACACCGCTGCGTGCTGTGGGGCGCTATTTTGCAAAGATTGTGTCAGGGATGATCCTGTTTATCGGCTTTATCATGGTGGCATTCACCGGGCGCAAGCAGGGCCTCCATGACTTGATCTGCAGCACTCTGGTTCTGCAGGCGAAACCGGGTGAAACCCACGTTGACACGGAAGTTTTTGAATAG